The following proteins are encoded in a genomic region of bacterium:
- a CDS encoding GNAT family N-acetyltransferase, with protein sequence MATNKPDKHFSRKRVKWARDHSLLVFRTLREERNRVQIDRLQRKHFGAWSDGFSSLEKCRGRVMICLLGKTVIGYQAIQPYSSRGNPFSADKQVMRFTFIVVREDSKVKARGLGIGTELLRRSLDLAWSRGYDAVYSYTTAYELLGGAGFRSHGGASILAEAKHVRNLDPDQGPPLLFVMDRPEGYISPY encoded by the coding sequence ATGGCTACGAACAAGCCCGATAAACACTTCTCCCGCAAACGGGTCAAGTGGGCCCGGGACCACTCACTCCTCGTCTTCAGGACCCTCCGCGAGGAGCGTAACCGGGTCCAGATAGACCGGCTCCAGAGGAAGCATTTCGGAGCGTGGTCCGACGGGTTCTCTTCCCTGGAAAAATGCCGCGGGCGTGTGATGATATGCCTGCTGGGCAAGACCGTGATCGGGTATCAGGCTATCCAGCCTTACTCGTCCAGGGGCAACCCGTTCTCGGCGGACAAGCAGGTCATGCGTTTCACATTCATCGTGGTGAGGGAAGACTCCAAGGTCAAGGCGAGGGGGTTGGGGATCGGGACCGAGCTTTTAAGGCGGTCCCTGGACCTGGCCTGGAGCCGGGGATACGACGCGGTCTATTCATACACCACCGCTTACGAACTGCTGGGCGGGGCCGGTTTCCGATCCCATGGCGGAGCGTCGATCCTCGCGGAGGCGAAGCATGTCCGAAACCTGGACCCGGACCAGGGTCCGCCGCTATTGTTCGTCATGGACCGGCCGGAGGGGTACATAAGTCCATATTGA